Proteins from a genomic interval of Gracilinanus agilis isolate LMUSP501 unplaced genomic scaffold, AgileGrace unplaced_scaffold59637, whole genome shotgun sequence:
- the LOC123256490 gene encoding olfactory receptor 1361-like, whose amino-acid sequence MSLNHQQGPIKVDYVLQACRTIAAMLYLMAPAVGLSVGLSQSISASPQSRYRISSNITARNQTSSSEFLLLAFSTHQELLFPLFLTLYLAALLGNLMILIAVGSDPHLHTPMFVLLVNLSLADLCFTSTTVPRLLHALLTGDQTITHSACLSQVFFFLMAGNVDSYVLAAMAWDRYVAICRPLHYATVVTLPRCMVLLGAVWVGTALHSLLHTVLTAHLTFCSNRALPYFFCDLHPLIHLACSDTSLNYMMVIVEGGLVVIMPAVCIMASYIFIVAAVCKIRAPGGFQKAFSTCGSHLTVVLLFYGSVMGVYLQPPGQAEGQKRYQDLMATVMFSVVAPTLNPYIYSLQNREIKAALVKVLMGS is encoded by the exons AtgtccttgaatcaccagcaaggcccaattaaagtggaTTATGTCCTACAAGCATGTAGGACAATTGCAGCAATGTTGTACTTGATGGCCCCAGCAG TTGGATTATCTGTGGGACTCTCTCAGTCCATCTCTGCATCTCCCCAATCTAGGTACAGAATCAGCAGCAACATAACAGCAAGAAATCAGACCAGCTCCTCTGAGTTCCTCCTCCTGGCCTTCTCTACTCACCAAGAACTTTTGTTCCCATTGTTCCTGACCCTATACCTGGCAGCCCTCCTGGGGAACCTAATGATCCTTATTGCTGTTGGCTCAGACCCACACCTCCATACACCCATGTTTGTTCTCCTGGTCAACCTGTCCCTGGCAGATCTGTGCTTCACCTCCACTACAGTGCCCAGGCTCCTCCATGCCTTGCTCACAGGGGACCAGACCATTACCCATTCAGCCTGCCTGTCCCAAGTCTTCTTTTTCCTAATGGCAGGCAACGTGGACAGCTATGTATTAGCCGCCATGGCATGGGACCGCTATGTTGCCATATGCAGACCATTGCACTATGCTACTGTGGTGACCCTGCCTCGATGTATGGTGCTCCTGGGAGCTGTGTGGGTGGGCACAGCCCTGCATTCTCTGCTCCACACAGTCCTCACTGCTCATCTCACCTTCTGTAGCAATCGTGCTCTCCCATATTTCTTCTGTGACCTCCATCCTTTGATACATCTTGCTTGCTCTGACACCTCTCTCAACTACATGATGGTTATAGTTGAGGGTGGCCTTGTCGTCATCATGCCTGCTGTTTGCATTATGGCTTCTTATATCTTTATTGTAGCTGCTGTGTGTAAGATTCGAGCCCCTGGAGGTTTCCAGAAGGCATTTTCCACATGTGGATCCCATCTAACTGTAGTTTTGCTTTTCTATGGAAGTGTAATGGGTGTTTACTTGCAGCCCCCAGGCCAAGCTGAGGGCCAAAAGAGATACCAAGATCTGATGGCCACAGTCATGTTCTCTGTGGTGGCTCCAACACTAAACCCCTACATTTATAGTCTACAGAACAGAGAAATCAAAGCAGCCCTTGTAAAAGTGCTTATGGGGAGTTAG